One window from the genome of Cryptomeria japonica chromosome 6, Sugi_1.0, whole genome shotgun sequence encodes:
- the LOC131043022 gene encoding 2S albumin-like cysteine protease inhibitor produces MKQQSTKWVVTAVLVLISLTVAMAECEEENQGRQQQCDPQRLSECRNFMRGQSEHGQGQQGQPPRRCCEELRQMPQQCRCDAIQRVFDQEQEQEQGEGENFNQGGRQGGGRQQEILERARELPSRCNTTPGRCNIQRHGIFMPGNIW; encoded by the exons ATGAAGCAGCAATCGACGAAATGGGTGGTGACGGCCGTATTAGTCCTCATCTCCCTCACAGTGGCAATGGCAGAGTGTGAGGAGGAGAACCAGGGGAGGCAGCAGCAGTGTGATCCGCAGAGGCTGTCTGAGTGCAGAAATTTCATGAGGGGGCAGTCTGAGCATGGCCAGGGCCAGCAGGGGCAGCCCCCACGCAGGTGCTGCGAAGAGCTGCGGCAGATGCCTCAGCAGTGCCGTTGCGACGCCATTCAGCGAGTGTTCGACCAAGAGCAAGAGCAGGAGCAGGGAGAGGGAGAAAACTTCAACCAGGGAGGTAGGCAAGGGGGAGGACGCCAACAAGAAATACTGGAGAGAGCCAGAGAACTCCCTTCTCGCTGCAACACTACACCAGGCCGCTGCAACATTCAACGACACG GCATTTTCATGCCAGGAAATATTTGGTAG